A genomic segment from Nitratiruptor sp. YY08-10 encodes:
- the gltB gene encoding glutamate synthase large subunit: MDFLTSYKDNCGFGLLASIDNKPSHKNVNDAIQSLERMMHRGAIAADGKSGDGSGLLFSMPHKFFKRIAKEEGFVLPSKYAVAMVFYKNEENLTVIKEQCKKNDLKVLHTRKVPVNTEALGELALKTLPNIVQIFVAPNSLIATKRFEALLYLTRREIEHALEDDEDFYIPSFSSKTVSYKGLVMPTYIKMFYPDLQDEDFEASFVLFHQRFSTNTLPKWKLAQPFRMIAHNGEINSVSANRYNVLAKCESLKSEVFSPEEIERILPVLEKEASDSKSLDNFFEFLIVNGMEFFKATRALIPAPWQNAPHMDAHLRAYYEYSSTCFEAWDGPAAVSMTDGRYIGCVLDRNGLRPAKYIITKDKRLIIASEYGILGVPEENILERGRLQSGEMIALDLKYGVILKNEDINDYLKNSNPYAQWLNENMVYLQEHIETPFSNIDDYKLEDIVHKQRYYNITHELVEQVIEPMIKEGKEAVGSMGDDTPMAAFSQKQRAFVDFFKQKFAQVTNPPIDPIREKIVMSLNTGFGEIHNILDEDPNHAIRLKAVSPILIREKLDVLLSYGDPKHPRYQACFKNRTFSTAFEKDLKASLEKLCDEVIDAVVNEGVRIIVLDDRELSPNKKTMPMAMVIGRLNKRLLEAKVRHLVSTVAITGEVYDSHSAAVMIGYGASAVYPYLLFATVYEKLKKEDLTPFELRNRFKNVVNALNAGFLKIMSKMGISTIASYRNSGLFDVLGLSEEIVNECFSNSACLLPGLTYEDIEERLNRYHEKAYEIDIEKRIFPLELGGYYKYIDGSEYHDFNPNTVNQIHKVSITGDWSDYEQLKKMVDGRGFRFIRDFFEFQSDRKPVSLDEVEPIENIFKRFDSAAMSLGSISPEAHECIAEAMNKIGAQSNSGEGGEDARRFGTIKNSKIKQVASGRFGVTPAYLRSAKEIQIKIAQGAKPGEGGQLPGHKVTALIAKLRHTMPGVTLISPPPHHDIYSIEDLAQLIFDLKQVNPDAKVAVKLVSTAGVGTIATGVAKAYADKIIISGGDGGTGAAPLTSIKFAGNPWELGLSEAHNALKANHLREFVQLQTDGGLKTGLDIVKAAILGAESYAFGTGVLTIIGCKILRVCHLNRCTVGIATQNEFLREHYVGTVDRLINYFTLIAEDVRKILATLGYTKLEDIIGRTDLLRVVENELAQKFDFSSVLMRLDGVDTCQVPSNEPFDSNEYEKEILKEVYPAIENPGKQVIVNKTITNVNRSFGARISGEIAKYYGDEGLKEDSIRINLQGVAGQSLGAFLINGVTINLVGAGNDYVGKGMNGGKIVITSKTHNEGLSLAGNTCLYGATGGTLFVAGEVGERFAVRNSGALAVVEGTGDHACEYMTGGIVVILGDTGINFGAGMTGGLAFVYDTHHTFIEKINQELIEARRIDIDEFDEARHYLKKLLQSFYDETGSKKAKFILDNFRMEIRNFWMVRPKELRKVPLNLEEGE; the protein is encoded by the coding sequence ATGGATTTTTTAACTTCCTACAAAGACAACTGTGGGTTTGGTTTGCTTGCCAGTATTGACAACAAGCCTTCCCACAAAAATGTTAATGACGCGATTCAGTCGCTTGAGAGAATGATGCACAGAGGTGCCATTGCGGCAGATGGAAAGAGTGGTGATGGAAGCGGACTACTTTTTTCCATGCCTCATAAATTTTTCAAAAGAATAGCAAAAGAAGAGGGGTTTGTTCTTCCTTCTAAATATGCTGTGGCAATGGTTTTTTATAAAAATGAGGAAAATCTTACTGTCATTAAAGAGCAGTGTAAAAAGAACGACCTCAAAGTCCTTCATACGAGAAAGGTTCCTGTCAATACCGAAGCTCTCGGGGAACTGGCGCTGAAAACCCTCCCAAATATTGTTCAAATCTTTGTTGCTCCAAACTCTTTGATCGCGACAAAACGATTTGAAGCTCTTTTATATCTCACAAGAAGAGAGATCGAACACGCTTTGGAAGATGATGAAGATTTTTATATCCCAAGTTTTTCGAGTAAAACGGTCTCCTATAAAGGGCTTGTTATGCCCACCTATATCAAAATGTTCTATCCTGATCTCCAAGATGAGGATTTTGAAGCCAGTTTCGTTCTTTTCCATCAGCGATTTTCCACCAATACGTTGCCAAAATGGAAGCTTGCCCAGCCTTTTAGAATGATTGCACACAATGGTGAGATCAATTCCGTTTCCGCCAACAGATACAACGTTCTGGCTAAATGCGAATCACTTAAAAGCGAAGTTTTCAGCCCTGAAGAGATCGAGAGAATCCTACCGGTTCTTGAAAAAGAGGCAAGTGACAGTAAAAGTTTGGATAACTTTTTTGAATTTTTGATTGTCAATGGTATGGAGTTTTTCAAAGCAACTCGCGCACTTATTCCGGCTCCTTGGCAAAATGCTCCGCATATGGATGCGCACCTCAGGGCCTATTATGAATATTCCAGTACCTGTTTTGAAGCATGGGATGGTCCAGCGGCTGTGAGTATGACCGATGGGCGTTATATTGGATGTGTACTCGATAGAAACGGCCTTCGCCCGGCAAAATATATCATCACGAAAGATAAACGGCTGATCATTGCGAGTGAATATGGAATTTTGGGTGTTCCGGAAGAAAATATTTTGGAGCGTGGAAGACTGCAAAGTGGTGAGATGATAGCGCTTGATCTCAAATATGGTGTCATTCTTAAAAACGAAGATATCAACGATTACCTCAAAAACTCCAATCCATATGCCCAGTGGCTCAATGAAAATATGGTCTATTTGCAAGAGCATATCGAAACGCCATTTAGCAATATTGATGATTACAAACTTGAAGATATCGTTCACAAACAGCGTTATTACAATATCACCCATGAGCTAGTAGAGCAGGTGATTGAGCCGATGATCAAAGAGGGAAAAGAAGCAGTTGGCTCTATGGGTGACGATACGCCTATGGCGGCCTTTAGTCAAAAGCAAAGAGCCTTTGTTGATTTTTTCAAACAAAAATTTGCCCAGGTGACAAACCCTCCGATCGATCCGATTCGAGAGAAGATTGTTATGAGTCTCAATACCGGCTTTGGCGAGATCCACAATATTTTGGATGAAGACCCAAATCACGCGATACGCCTCAAAGCAGTATCGCCTATTCTGATTCGAGAAAAACTCGATGTCCTTCTATCCTATGGCGATCCGAAACATCCGCGCTATCAGGCTTGCTTTAAAAATAGAACGTTTTCGACAGCTTTTGAAAAAGATCTCAAAGCAAGCCTTGAAAAGCTGTGCGATGAGGTGATCGATGCCGTTGTCAACGAAGGGGTGCGAATCATCGTCTTAGATGACAGAGAACTCAGTCCAAATAAAAAGACGATGCCTATGGCGATGGTAATAGGCCGGCTCAATAAGCGATTGCTTGAAGCCAAGGTTCGGCATCTTGTCTCTACCGTTGCAATCACCGGTGAAGTGTATGACTCACACTCTGCCGCAGTTATGATAGGTTATGGTGCAAGTGCGGTCTATCCGTATCTGCTTTTTGCCACAGTCTATGAGAAACTTAAAAAAGAGGATCTGACTCCTTTTGAACTAAGAAACAGGTTTAAAAATGTGGTCAATGCCTTGAATGCCGGATTTTTGAAAATCATGTCAAAAATGGGTATCTCTACTATTGCATCCTATAGAAACTCTGGTCTTTTCGATGTTTTGGGCCTAAGTGAAGAGATCGTGAATGAATGCTTTTCCAATTCGGCTTGCCTGCTTCCAGGACTAACCTATGAAGATATAGAGGAGCGGCTCAACAGGTATCATGAAAAAGCGTATGAGATCGATATAGAAAAGAGAATCTTTCCATTGGAACTTGGAGGCTATTACAAATATATCGACGGCAGTGAATATCACGACTTCAATCCAAATACTGTCAATCAGATCCATAAAGTCTCGATTACTGGAGACTGGAGTGATTATGAGCAGCTTAAAAAGATGGTGGATGGCAGAGGTTTTCGGTTTATTCGAGACTTTTTCGAATTTCAAAGCGATCGAAAGCCAGTAAGCCTCGATGAAGTAGAACCGATCGAGAATATCTTCAAGCGATTTGACAGTGCTGCGATGAGTCTTGGATCCATTTCGCCGGAAGCGCATGAGTGTATTGCTGAAGCGATGAACAAAATCGGTGCGCAAAGCAACTCAGGTGAAGGTGGTGAAGATGCAAGACGTTTTGGAACCATCAAAAACTCAAAAATCAAACAGGTTGCAAGTGGACGCTTTGGCGTAACCCCGGCCTATCTTAGAAGTGCAAAAGAGATTCAGATCAAAATCGCTCAAGGAGCAAAACCGGGTGAGGGTGGTCAGCTTCCAGGACATAAAGTGACAGCGCTTATCGCTAAGCTAAGACATACGATGCCAGGCGTCACCCTTATCTCGCCTCCACCACACCACGATATCTACTCTATTGAGGATCTGGCACAGCTTATCTTCGATCTCAAGCAGGTCAATCCGGATGCGAAAGTGGCTGTCAAACTTGTTTCTACTGCTGGAGTTGGAACTATTGCAACAGGTGTGGCGAAAGCCTATGCAGACAAGATCATAATAAGCGGTGGCGATGGAGGTACGGGAGCTGCACCACTCACATCTATCAAATTTGCCGGAAACCCCTGGGAGCTGGGGCTAAGTGAAGCGCACAACGCACTCAAAGCCAACCACTTAAGAGAGTTTGTGCAGCTTCAAACGGATGGTGGACTCAAAACCGGTCTTGATATTGTCAAAGCGGCAATTTTGGGAGCTGAAAGCTATGCTTTTGGTACAGGTGTGCTCACTATCATTGGATGTAAGATTTTGCGAGTATGCCATTTGAACCGATGTACTGTGGGCATTGCAACACAAAATGAGTTTTTACGTGAGCACTATGTTGGAACGGTTGACAGACTCATCAACTACTTTACGTTGATTGCAGAAGATGTGCGAAAAATTTTGGCAACACTAGGCTATACAAAACTTGAAGATATTATCGGACGAACGGATCTTTTGAGAGTTGTAGAAAATGAACTGGCTCAAAAATTTGATTTTAGTTCTGTACTTATGAGACTTGATGGCGTAGATACCTGTCAAGTTCCATCCAATGAGCCGTTTGACAGTAACGAGTATGAAAAAGAGATTTTGAAAGAGGTCTATCCAGCGATCGAAAATCCTGGAAAGCAAGTGATTGTCAATAAAACCATTACCAATGTCAACAGAAGTTTCGGAGCCAGAATCAGTGGTGAGATTGCAAAATATTATGGCGATGAGGGTCTAAAAGAAGATAGTATCCGAATCAATCTTCAAGGAGTTGCAGGACAGAGCCTTGGAGCCTTTTTAATTAATGGTGTGACAATCAATCTTGTGGGTGCTGGAAACGACTATGTGGGAAAAGGAATGAATGGCGGTAAGATCGTCATAACATCTAAAACCCACAATGAAGGCTTGAGTCTTGCTGGAAATACCTGTTTGTATGGTGCAACAGGAGGAACGCTGTTTGTCGCCGGAGAAGTGGGTGAACGATTTGCTGTTCGAAACTCTGGAGCATTGGCAGTGGTAGAAGGCACAGGTGATCATGCCTGTGAATATATGACTGGCGGGATCGTAGTGATTCTTGGTGATACGGGTATCAATTTTGGTGCGGGTATGACTGGAGGTCTTGCATTTGTGTATGATACGCACCACACTTTTATCGAGAAAATCAACCAAGAACTCATCGAAGCTAGACGTATCGATATCGACGAGTTTGACGAGGCACGACACTATCTTAAAAAGCTGCTACAATCTTTTTATGATGAGACAGGAAGTAAAAAAGCCAAATTTATCTTGGACAACTTCAGAATGGAGATACGAAATTTTTGGATGGTACGGCCAAAAGAGCTTCGAAAAGTGCCTTTGAACCTAGAGGAAGGGGAATAA
- a CDS encoding glutamate synthase subunit beta translates to MQNFIFNERIEPKKRSVNERIKDFREIYEIYNPNEAATQADRCVQCGDPYCHNACPLHNFIPHWLKTVAEKDLELAFKISNESSPFPEIMGRVCPQDRLCEGACTLNEGYGAITIGAIETFISEEGFKKGMRPEFEKKKTGKKVAIVGSGPAGLSCATYLLRHGIEPHVYERSDRAGGLLTYGIPNFKLDKKVVQRRIDWLVEAGMKLNLNIEVGKNIDFEELLENFDAVFLGIGATKPRRANIPGEDAKGAFMAMDFLTNVQRKVFGDAYDSSMEVKDKRVIVIGGGDTAMDCVRTSLREGAAKAICAYRRDAASMPGSKKEVKNAQEEGAEFVYNVAPTKILTDEENKVIGVEFVKTISTVSKDGSRKLETIKNSEFTMEADVVIFALGFENTPLEFLSKHGIETNQWGAVKIDQNYETTKPGVFAGGDCYRGAHLVVTAAYDGREAAKSIVRKLIG, encoded by the coding sequence ATGCAAAATTTTATTTTCAATGAACGAATCGAACCGAAAAAACGATCAGTCAATGAGAGAATTAAAGATTTTCGAGAAATTTATGAGATTTACAATCCCAATGAAGCTGCCACCCAGGCAGACAGGTGTGTGCAGTGTGGGGATCCATACTGTCACAACGCCTGTCCTTTGCACAACTTCATCCCTCACTGGCTCAAAACGGTAGCAGAGAAAGACCTTGAGCTTGCTTTCAAAATCTCAAATGAATCTTCTCCGTTTCCAGAAATCATGGGGAGAGTATGTCCTCAAGATAGACTTTGCGAAGGTGCGTGTACTCTCAATGAAGGGTATGGAGCTATTACCATTGGAGCCATTGAGACCTTTATCAGTGAAGAGGGTTTCAAAAAAGGAATGAGGCCGGAGTTTGAAAAGAAAAAAACCGGCAAAAAAGTAGCGATTGTCGGAAGCGGTCCTGCGGGTCTCAGTTGTGCGACATATCTCCTTCGACATGGTATCGAACCGCATGTATATGAGCGCTCTGATCGAGCAGGGGGGCTTTTGACATACGGTATTCCAAACTTTAAACTGGACAAAAAAGTTGTGCAAAGAAGGATCGACTGGCTTGTAGAAGCCGGTATGAAACTCAATCTTAATATCGAGGTAGGGAAAAATATCGATTTTGAAGAATTGCTGGAGAATTTCGATGCCGTCTTTTTGGGAATTGGGGCTACAAAACCAAGACGAGCAAATATTCCTGGCGAAGATGCCAAAGGTGCTTTTATGGCGATGGATTTTCTCACCAATGTACAAAGAAAAGTGTTTGGTGATGCCTATGACAGCTCTATGGAAGTAAAAGATAAGCGTGTGATCGTCATCGGTGGTGGTGATACTGCTATGGACTGTGTGAGAACTTCACTTCGTGAAGGTGCAGCCAAAGCGATCTGTGCATATCGAAGAGATGCTGCCAGCATGCCAGGGAGCAAAAAAGAGGTGAAAAACGCTCAGGAAGAGGGTGCAGAATTTGTCTATAACGTTGCTCCAACGAAGATCTTGACAGATGAAGAGAATAAAGTGATCGGTGTGGAATTTGTCAAAACGATTTCGACTGTTTCCAAAGATGGATCAAGAAAATTGGAGACGATTAAAAACAGTGAGTTTACAATGGAAGCAGACGTGGTGATTTTTGCTTTGGGTTTCGAAAACACACCTCTTGAATTTCTCTCAAAACATGGAATCGAGACCAATCAGTGGGGTGCGGTGAAAATTGATCAAAACTACGAAACGACAAAACCGGGTGTATTTGCCGGAGGTGACTGCTATAGAGGGGCGCATCTGGTTGTAACTGCGGCTTATGATGGAAGAGAAGCGGCAAAATCGATTGTGAGAAAGTTGATTGGATAG
- a CDS encoding inositol monophosphatase family protein: MQNFITDLRSALKEIYRTVRYDMIDELYQYNGYGAGGDLSSNVDLLAEKIYIKYLSHYGQIISEESGIIGKGEWKLIIDPIDGSDNLLSSFPYYGTSIAVQKDGEMLLSCVANFANGDLFIKYDGGFFKGKILESDMKPVKYHPFSKIGLFEKAYANPKIVARLNANGLKFRSPGAVALSLAYAYSVKYVLFVGKIREYDIAAGLHLCSDCYIYQDTTTIIVSKDKAIFDKIKEIVLKDE; the protein is encoded by the coding sequence GTGCAAAACTTTATCACTGATCTACGATCGGCACTCAAGGAGATCTATCGTACCGTGCGGTACGATATGATCGATGAACTCTATCAATACAACGGATACGGAGCCGGAGGGGATCTTTCATCCAATGTGGATCTGCTTGCAGAAAAAATCTACATAAAATATCTTTCGCATTATGGTCAGATAATATCTGAAGAGTCTGGAATCATCGGAAAAGGGGAGTGGAAACTGATTATCGATCCGATTGACGGAAGTGACAATCTCCTTTCATCTTTTCCCTACTATGGAACTTCTATAGCTGTACAAAAAGATGGAGAGATGCTTTTATCCTGTGTTGCCAACTTTGCAAACGGAGATCTTTTTATCAAATATGATGGAGGCTTTTTCAAAGGGAAGATTCTCGAATCAGATATGAAACCTGTAAAGTATCATCCTTTCTCCAAAATAGGCCTCTTTGAAAAGGCCTATGCAAATCCGAAGATTGTTGCAAGACTTAATGCCAATGGTTTGAAATTTCGAAGTCCAGGAGCTGTAGCTCTTTCGCTGGCGTATGCCTATTCAGTCAAGTATGTCCTGTTTGTAGGCAAGATCAGAGAGTATGACATTGCAGCGGGTCTGCATCTTTGCAGTGATTGTTATATCTATCAAGATACTACCACAATCATAGTCAGTAAGGACAAAGCAATTTTTGATAAGATTAAAGAAATAGTTTTAAAGGATGAGTAG
- the accD gene encoding acetyl-CoA carboxylase, carboxyltransferase subunit beta, with product MGISDFFKIRRSQPSTKEQPSHWIKCPSCNALMYYKEVQNRYNVCPKCGYHFRIGAQERLEILCDEGTFVEYDAELEPVDPLKFVDKKSYKKRIEEGKKKTGRASSAISGECTIEGVPTQIVVFDFAFMGGSLGSVEGEKIVRAVNRALEKKQPLVIVSASGGARMQESTFSLMQMSKTCAALAKLHQAKLPYISVLTDPTMGGVSASFAMIGDIIMAEPGALIGFAGQRVIKQTIGADLPEGFQRSEFLLEHGLIDMIVERPAMKKTIADLLKILWKEENVVSE from the coding sequence GTGGGGATCAGCGATTTTTTCAAAATACGTCGCTCTCAGCCAAGCACAAAAGAACAGCCAAGCCACTGGATAAAGTGTCCCAGCTGTAATGCACTCATGTACTACAAAGAGGTACAAAATCGATACAACGTATGTCCAAAATGCGGATACCATTTTCGCATAGGTGCACAGGAGCGTCTGGAGATTTTGTGTGATGAAGGAACTTTTGTCGAATATGACGCCGAGTTGGAACCAGTTGATCCGCTCAAATTTGTCGATAAAAAGAGCTACAAAAAGCGTATCGAAGAAGGTAAGAAAAAAACAGGGAGAGCCAGTTCCGCTATCAGTGGCGAATGTACGATAGAAGGAGTTCCTACGCAGATCGTGGTTTTTGATTTCGCCTTTATGGGAGGAAGTCTCGGTTCTGTGGAAGGAGAAAAGATCGTTCGTGCCGTCAATAGAGCTCTCGAGAAGAAACAACCTTTGGTGATTGTCAGTGCCAGCGGTGGAGCGAGGATGCAAGAGAGTACTTTCAGCCTTATGCAGATGAGCAAAACATGTGCGGCACTAGCAAAGCTTCATCAGGCAAAACTTCCTTATATTTCTGTACTCACAGATCCTACGATGGGGGGAGTGAGTGCTTCCTTTGCCATGATCGGAGATATCATTATGGCCGAGCCGGGTGCTCTCATAGGATTTGCAGGGCAACGGGTTATCAAACAGACTATAGGTGCTGATTTGCCGGAAGGGTTTCAGCGAAGCGAATTTTTGTTAGAACACGGTTTGATCGATATGATTGTCGAAAGACCTGCTATGAAAAAAACGATAGCAGATCTGTTGAAAATATTGTGGAAAGAGGAAAACGTTGTTTCCGAATGA
- a CDS encoding thiamine phosphate synthase, translated as MFPNDLYALCDRSLLKRFEIDLDGFLSIAQRFGAKIIQYRNKSGEIEEKKRDIRYLRKRWDGILIVNDELALASLCDGVHIGQEDLHNVLDSFGIHSKNEAVTIIKKLYGAKMVGLSTHTLQEIQEANELDLEYVGLGAYRSSITKDVQYVLGERLSEIALQSKHKVVAIGGIRLFEPIENVWLRAIGSDLLIKGLTFA; from the coding sequence TTGTTTCCGAATGATCTGTATGCTCTGTGTGATAGATCGCTATTAAAAAGATTTGAAATTGATCTGGATGGATTTTTATCCATCGCCCAAAGATTTGGAGCCAAAATTATCCAATATCGCAACAAATCTGGGGAAATCGAAGAGAAAAAAAGGGATATACGGTATCTTCGAAAGAGATGGGACGGGATACTCATTGTCAATGATGAACTGGCTTTGGCATCTTTGTGTGACGGTGTCCATATCGGCCAAGAAGATTTGCACAATGTGCTGGATTCTTTTGGTATCCACTCAAAAAATGAAGCAGTAACTATCATAAAAAAGCTGTATGGTGCAAAAATGGTGGGTCTTTCTACCCATACATTACAAGAGATTCAAGAAGCCAATGAACTTGATCTGGAATATGTGGGATTGGGAGCGTATCGTAGCAGCATCACAAAAGATGTGCAATATGTTTTGGGAGAGAGACTCAGCGAAATCGCATTACAATCAAAACATAAGGTAGTAGCTATCGGAGGCATTCGACTGTTTGAGCCGATCGAAAATGTCTGGCTCAGAGCCATAGGAAGTGATCTTTTGATAAAAGGGCTGACATTTGCATAG
- a CDS encoding 23S rRNA (pseudouridine(1915)-N(3))-methyltransferase RlmH: MHRIAIYSIGKKDEKCYEAIYEDLIKNSKKFALIETKNIFNKKINTAQSDAKKAMQAYSDTFKPYILSDGFNIALDPEGKCLDSFAFAHLLKEHTKVAFFIGGAYGLQRSFVQSCDMALSLSPLTMSHKIAKMVLLEQLFRGLSIIHNHPYHK; the protein is encoded by the coding sequence TTGCATAGGATTGCAATCTATTCAATCGGTAAAAAAGATGAAAAGTGCTATGAAGCCATCTATGAAGATTTGATCAAAAACAGCAAAAAATTTGCCCTTATCGAGACGAAGAACATTTTCAATAAAAAGATCAATACAGCACAAAGCGATGCGAAAAAAGCTATGCAAGCTTATAGTGACACCTTCAAGCCGTATATACTCAGTGACGGCTTCAATATTGCATTGGATCCCGAAGGAAAATGTCTGGACTCCTTTGCGTTTGCACACCTTTTGAAAGAGCATACGAAAGTAGCGTTTTTTATCGGCGGAGCGTATGGGTTGCAAAGATCTTTTGTACAATCTTGTGATATGGCTTTGAGTCTGAGTCCATTGACAATGAGTCATAAAATTGCGAAAATGGTGTTGTTGGAGCAGCTGTTCCGAGGGCTCTCGATTATACACAACCATCCTTATCACAAATGA
- the dusB gene encoding tRNA dihydrouridine synthase DusB, which translates to MKLDFSKPLYVLAPLAGYTDLPFRSVVKKFGADLTISEMISSNALVYDSKKTYKMLEKSPDEDPYFVQIAGGDPAVVKEAVERLNELEGIDGIDLNCGCPVPKVVKQGAGSALLEDLDRLGKIVQTIKETSNKHYTSVKIRLGFTENRVVEIVKVIEEAGADFVTIHGRTRSGGFKAKVDYKAIAQAKESVSIPVIANGDITDYKKTQEVLLITKADGVMIGRGAIGKPWIFYQLKHGKEDVDASLKKEIILEHFHQMIRFYGEYGAVLFRKHLHTYSKGYPGATHFRTKINEVENPEEMEQMIKDFF; encoded by the coding sequence ATGAAACTGGATTTTTCGAAGCCTTTGTATGTTCTAGCGCCATTGGCAGGGTATACAGATCTTCCTTTTCGAAGTGTGGTAAAAAAGTTCGGGGCCGATCTGACCATCAGTGAGATGATCAGCTCCAATGCCCTTGTCTACGATAGTAAAAAAACCTATAAAATGCTTGAAAAATCTCCAGATGAGGATCCCTATTTTGTTCAGATTGCGGGAGGCGATCCAGCAGTTGTCAAAGAGGCTGTGGAAAGACTCAATGAACTGGAGGGGATTGACGGGATTGATCTCAATTGCGGGTGTCCTGTACCGAAAGTTGTCAAACAGGGAGCCGGCAGTGCGCTTCTTGAAGATCTTGATAGACTTGGAAAAATTGTCCAGACCATCAAAGAGACTTCCAATAAACATTATACAAGCGTCAAAATTCGCTTGGGATTTACCGAAAACAGAGTTGTCGAAATCGTAAAAGTAATAGAGGAAGCGGGAGCCGATTTTGTCACTATCCATGGTAGAACGCGAAGCGGCGGATTTAAAGCGAAAGTGGATTATAAAGCGATTGCCCAGGCCAAAGAGAGTGTGTCTATCCCGGTTATTGCCAATGGAGATATTACAGACTATAAAAAAACGCAAGAGGTTTTATTGATAACAAAGGCAGATGGCGTGATGATTGGGCGGGGTGCCATAGGAAAGCCTTGGATTTTCTATCAGTTAAAACATGGCAAAGAGGATGTGGATGCATCCTTGAAAAAAGAGATCATATTAGAGCATTTTCACCAAATGATCCGTTTTTATGGAGAGTATGGTGCGGTACTGTTTCGAAAACATCTGCATACCTATTCCAAAGGATATCCCGGTGCCACCCATTTTCGGACGAAAATCAATGAAGTGGAAAATCCTGAAGAGATGGAGCAGATGATAAAAGATTTTTTCTAA
- a CDS encoding sulfite exporter TauE/SafE family protein — MELILVGILVGFLSGFFGIGGGTILVPILLYLGFDIKEAVGISVTQMVFSSLFGSYLNFKKNIFKIHEGLALGIGGFIGALGSGYFLSIVSSHVLEWMFLGFVLFAMYRFFKAPTIEGGAKEIPPLVILGVGVIVGLLAISIGVGGSILITPILVGFFHMDVKKAASMGLFFVIFSSISGFLSLSLFGHIDYKDGLLVGVSSLFGVYFGIKLAHMTHHAKFKKALIAIYSIILLLVVKKIFF, encoded by the coding sequence ATGGAACTGATTCTCGTTGGTATTCTTGTGGGTTTTCTTTCAGGTTTTTTCGGAATTGGCGGCGGAACGATTTTGGTGCCTATCCTTTTGTATTTAGGATTTGATATTAAAGAGGCTGTAGGGATATCAGTTACGCAAATGGTATTTAGTTCGCTTTTTGGGTCCTATCTCAATTTCAAAAAAAATATTTTCAAGATTCATGAGGGGTTGGCTCTTGGCATTGGCGGATTTATAGGCGCTCTTGGCAGTGGATACTTTTTAAGTATCGTTTCAAGCCATGTGCTTGAGTGGATGTTTTTGGGATTTGTTCTTTTTGCGATGTATCGCTTTTTCAAAGCCCCCACTATTGAAGGAGGAGCAAAGGAGATTCCTCCTCTAGTAATACTTGGAGTGGGAGTGATAGTTGGATTGTTGGCAATCAGTATAGGAGTTGGCGGGTCGATTCTCATTACACCAATCCTTGTTGGCTTTTTTCATATGGATGTGAAAAAAGCGGCTTCCATGGGTCTCTTTTTTGTGATTTTTTCGTCCATCAGCGGATTTTTGAGTTTGAGTCTCTTTGGACATATTGATTACAAAGATGGTTTGCTTGTGGGGGTATCTTCCCTTTTTGGGGTCTATTTTGGTATAAAGCTAGCCCATATGACACACCATGCGAAATTTAAAAAAGCTTTGATCGCTATCTATTCCATTATTTTGTTATTGGTTGTAAAAAAGATATTTTTTTAG